The Acidianus manzaensis genome has a window encoding:
- a CDS encoding enoyl-CoA hydratase/isomerase family protein: METEYSNGKIIVKKDENIAEIVLNRAEKLNIISLEMRRDLGKICEELDNDTNIRVVIIRGEGEKAFSSGGDVGEFLQTSPKDLIDWGKSIECIENLSKPTISILQGYVLGAGTEIALATDIRIASPNVEIGLPEIRLGMVPASGGLTKIVKALGPLRAKYYLLLGKRIKAQEALNLGLINELSENPYERAKEIAKDLISLSPLAIKAMKYTINLIQDSPTLVGYDLERKTFGLLRYSDDFKEGIQSFLDKRKPQFTGK; encoded by the coding sequence ATGGAAACAGAGTACTCTAATGGAAAAATAATTGTAAAGAAAGATGAGAATATTGCAGAAATAGTGCTTAATAGAGCGGAAAAATTAAATATCATATCTTTAGAAATGAGAAGAGATTTAGGTAAAATTTGTGAAGAATTGGATAATGATACTAACATAAGAGTAGTTATAATTAGGGGAGAAGGTGAAAAAGCGTTCAGCAGTGGAGGCGATGTAGGTGAATTTTTACAGACTTCTCCAAAAGATTTGATTGATTGGGGGAAATCAATCGAATGCATAGAAAATTTAAGCAAACCTACAATTTCAATTCTTCAAGGATATGTTTTAGGAGCTGGAACAGAAATAGCTTTAGCTACGGATATTAGAATAGCTTCTCCAAATGTTGAAATAGGTCTTCCAGAGATCAGATTAGGAATGGTGCCTGCTAGTGGAGGTTTAACTAAAATAGTAAAAGCATTAGGTCCACTAAGAGCTAAATATTATTTATTACTAGGGAAAAGGATAAAAGCTCAAGAAGCTTTAAATTTAGGTTTAATAAACGAATTATCAGAAAATCCATACGAAAGAGCTAAAGAAATAGCTAAAGACTTAATTTCATTATCTCCACTAGCAATTAAAGCAATGAAATATACTATAAATTTAATTCAAGATTCACCGACGTTAGTAGGTTATGATCTAGAGAGAAAAACGTTCGGTCTATTAAGATACTCAGATGATTTCAAAGAAGGAATACAATCGTTCTTAGATAAAAGGAAACCACAATTTACAGGAAAATGA
- a CDS encoding fumarylacetoacetate hydrolase family protein, producing MKLLLFSAQNGRRVGLYQDGKIIDLVKAYEYTYDASAPNWFYDLKEFIEGGEGSLFLVKKLLSDLKYNDEFMLDPNQILYYPPIPNPEKIFLMAVNYKTHGNETSTNPPKEPYLFTKFNNTLVGHNQPVLIPKSSQKVDHEIELGVVIGKKAKYVKNPLDYVFGYTIFNDISFRDKQFPSENPYGMRWVHGKGMDTALPMGPWIVTKDEIPNPHNLKLTLKVNGEIRQEGYTEDMIFKIDQIIEYISNGITLKPGDLISTGTPSGVGLATGKYLKEGDIIEAEISNIGVLRNYMVKEK from the coding sequence ATGAAACTGTTATTGTTTTCTGCTCAAAATGGCAGAAGAGTGGGATTATATCAAGATGGAAAAATAATTGATCTAGTTAAAGCCTATGAATATACTTATGATGCAAGTGCTCCAAACTGGTTTTATGATCTAAAAGAATTCATTGAAGGAGGAGAAGGCTCATTATTTCTAGTTAAAAAACTTCTATCTGATCTAAAATATAACGATGAGTTTATGTTAGATCCTAATCAGATTTTATACTATCCGCCTATTCCTAATCCAGAAAAAATTTTCCTAATGGCTGTAAACTATAAAACTCACGGTAATGAAACTAGTACTAACCCGCCTAAAGAACCTTATCTATTTACAAAATTTAATAACACTTTAGTTGGACACAATCAGCCAGTATTAATCCCTAAATCTTCACAAAAGGTAGATCACGAAATCGAGCTTGGCGTGGTAATAGGAAAAAAAGCTAAATACGTTAAGAATCCATTAGATTACGTTTTTGGTTACACTATTTTTAATGATATAAGCTTTAGAGATAAACAATTTCCTAGTGAAAATCCGTATGGAATGAGATGGGTTCATGGAAAAGGAATGGATACTGCATTACCTATGGGACCTTGGATAGTTACCAAGGACGAAATACCAAATCCTCATAATTTAAAACTCACCTTAAAAGTAAACGGAGAAATAAGACAAGAAGGATACACAGAAGATATGATATTTAAAATTGATCAGATTATAGAATATATTTCTAACGGTATCACACTTAAACCAGGAGATTTAATTTCTACTGGTACTCCATCTGGAGTGGGTTTAGCTACAGGTAAATATCTAAAAGAAGGGGATATAATAGAAGCTGAAATAAGTAATATAGGAGTTTTAAGGAATTATATGGTAAAAGAGAAATAA
- a CDS encoding AMP-binding protein, with protein sequence MNRVIGQTIDVNNPIPQYEILKSTAQKHPENIAINYFGRKITYKDLLFFTDNVSSQLKIEKGDIIILSMQNIPQFVILEYAIWKKGGIILPVNPSYSERELEYLISDSNPKFMIASCESIVSNKVPVIRTNPETFSKIPSELKDKWKILDCKEEIDFSRSKDKIKEEKVSSEDLALLMYTSGTTGKPKGVPITHKNIFASSIIYNKWFKFSEGDKVLGIAPFFHVTGQIFHITTAIYSGSEINATFRFEPKLALKVVEENKTTVTMSVATAYRAMLNVYNNEDLSSMRLWSSGGMPMPKALELEWKEKIGPWIYMAWGLTETTSPATLWPYPYDGKLPVDPETGIVSSGIPVYSTEILLGDDGEVFVKGPQVVSGYWKMDKFKDGWLPTGDLGKIIDGWIYIIDRKKEIIDASGFKIMPREVEEVLYMYPAVDEAVVVGLPDEYRGETVVAYVKLKDGYYNTEEIKKDIITFCRKYLAPYKVPKEIRFVNEIPKTPSGKIMRRAFRNDS encoded by the coding sequence ATGAATAGAGTTATTGGACAAACTATAGACGTAAATAATCCAATACCGCAATATGAAATTCTCAAATCCACTGCACAGAAGCATCCAGAGAATATTGCTATTAATTATTTTGGAAGAAAAATTACATACAAAGATTTACTCTTTTTTACAGATAATGTATCTTCTCAGTTAAAAATAGAGAAAGGAGATATCATAATTCTTTCGATGCAAAACATTCCCCAATTCGTCATTTTAGAATATGCAATATGGAAAAAAGGTGGTATAATATTGCCAGTTAATCCTTCTTATTCAGAAAGAGAGCTAGAATATCTAATTTCTGATTCTAATCCTAAATTTATGATAGCTTCTTGCGAATCTATAGTTAGCAATAAAGTTCCAGTAATTAGAACTAATCCAGAAACATTCAGCAAAATTCCTTCTGAATTAAAAGATAAATGGAAAATACTAGATTGCAAAGAAGAAATAGATTTTTCCAGATCTAAGGACAAAATAAAGGAAGAAAAAGTTTCATCTGAAGATCTAGCTCTCCTAATGTATACATCAGGAACTACGGGAAAACCTAAAGGAGTTCCCATTACTCATAAGAATATTTTTGCTTCGTCCATAATATATAATAAATGGTTCAAATTTTCAGAAGGAGATAAAGTTCTTGGTATTGCACCTTTCTTTCACGTAACAGGACAGATATTTCATATAACAACTGCAATATATTCTGGATCTGAGATTAACGCAACATTTAGATTTGAACCTAAATTAGCTCTTAAAGTAGTTGAAGAAAATAAAACAACCGTAACTATGAGCGTAGCCACTGCATATAGAGCAATGTTAAATGTATACAATAATGAAGATCTTAGTTCTATGAGATTATGGTCGTCTGGTGGAATGCCTATGCCAAAAGCTTTAGAACTAGAATGGAAAGAAAAAATTGGTCCTTGGATTTATATGGCATGGGGATTAACAGAAACAACATCGCCTGCTACTTTATGGCCATATCCATATGATGGAAAACTTCCTGTGGATCCAGAAACTGGAATAGTAAGTTCAGGAATTCCAGTATATTCTACGGAGATCTTATTAGGAGATGATGGAGAAGTCTTTGTAAAAGGACCTCAAGTAGTTTCTGGTTATTGGAAGATGGACAAATTCAAAGATGGATGGTTACCTACTGGAGATCTAGGAAAAATAATTGATGGATGGATTTACATAATTGACAGAAAGAAAGAAATAATTGATGCATCAGGATTTAAGATAATGCCTAGAGAAGTGGAAGAGGTTCTTTATATGTATCCTGCAGTTGATGAAGCTGTGGTAGTAGGACTTCCAGATGAGTATAGAGGAGAAACAGTAGTTGCATATGTTAAACTCAAAGATGGATATTATAATACTGAAGAAATTAAAAAAGATATAATCACTTTCTGTAGGAAATATCTAGCACCATATAAAGTTCCTAAGGAAATAAGATTTGTTAACGAAATTCCTAAAACTCCATCAGGAAAAATAATGAGGAGGGCATTTAGAAATGATAGCTGA
- a CDS encoding DODA-type extradiol aromatic ring-opening family dioxygenase, producing the protein MAFGLFISHGSPNILIENNNWKDVYRNIGKSIMEKFKPETIIVASPHFISWTGTYYIEQSEKLECIQDYYGFPDETYKYCYDAFNDVELVNEIIKESDGKIKGDTKWGLDHGAWIPLYYMFPDNKPRIVTISITENSAEQHYKIGEIIRKAVDKIGRNAIFIATGSPTHRLDLFYFKILPKPTKFDMILIDLIKSGRFDEILHIKELYPKEYKSATPEGDLNTLYMLLGYVKPKKAELLNYDTPWAGVSMIASEFYD; encoded by the coding sequence ATGGCTTTTGGATTATTTATATCTCATGGTTCTCCAAATATTTTAATTGAAAATAACAATTGGAAAGATGTATATAGAAATATAGGTAAAAGTATTATGGAAAAATTTAAGCCAGAAACTATTATAGTAGCAAGTCCACATTTTATATCATGGACTGGAACATATTATATAGAGCAAAGTGAAAAATTAGAATGTATACAAGACTACTATGGATTTCCTGACGAAACATATAAGTACTGTTATGATGCATTTAACGATGTTGAATTAGTAAATGAAATTATCAAGGAATCTGACGGTAAAATTAAAGGAGATACTAAATGGGGGTTAGATCATGGGGCTTGGATTCCACTTTATTATATGTTCCCTGATAATAAACCTAGAATTGTAACTATATCTATAACAGAAAATTCTGCAGAACAACACTATAAAATAGGAGAAATAATAAGAAAAGCAGTGGATAAAATAGGAAGAAATGCAATTTTTATTGCTACTGGATCACCTACTCATAGGCTAGATTTATTCTACTTTAAAATATTACCTAAACCTACAAAATTCGATATGATTTTAATAGATTTAATAAAATCAGGAAGATTCGATGAAATACTGCATATAAAAGAATTATATCCCAAAGAATATAAATCTGCGACACCGGAAGGTGATTTAAATACATTATATATGCTATTAGGTTACGTAAAACCTAAAAAAGCGGAACTTCTTAATTACGATACGCCTTGGGCTGGAGTGAGTATGATAGCGTCAGAATTTTACGATTAA
- a CDS encoding thiamine pyrophosphate-binding protein, translated as MKNLAGVLLDYISSQVDDVFGIPGTHGLSLYEELRKKVTNGKLRYFMPRLEYGGTIMADYYARIKNNVGIFFSVNGPGFTNSLTGVAQAYSEGSPLILISLNKELKYRDKRQLHDMGYFDAQMEIARQITKASFRIYSPNDVPNTFEKAFRIALEDKMGPVYIEIPVDLLDIEVGEEKEVKFSKINRSLIYPTEDEVKETLDFLSSCNKPTLLLGYGASRSNIVNYIEKLGLPVITTIRGKGAIPENHPLFMGTLFGMKEIPGDCLIAIGTSFNDLETGRWSIKLPEKILHVDPDISVFNVGELGIKASAEAFLKEITEKLEKITWSTYLTKKEDVISLDENDKISHDFLARVLDSNLDQDRIVISDAGTNQVMAMDIKIYKPNSYFNSLIFNAMGSAIPAGIGTKIASPERQVVSIIGDAGFQACFNELITAVENNIGFLSVLVEDGVQHFLRLNQKIRYGNTFSTDVYSVDYTKIVDSIGVKAFEAKTKDELKEVIDDAIKWSHKKPTLLRVHVDPNSIPSRLRK; from the coding sequence ATGAAAAATTTGGCCGGAGTTTTACTTGATTATATTTCATCTCAAGTTGATGATGTTTTTGGAATACCTGGAACTCATGGATTAAGTCTATACGAAGAGTTAAGGAAAAAAGTTACTAACGGCAAGTTGAGGTATTTCATGCCTAGATTAGAATATGGGGGAACCATAATGGCAGATTATTATGCTAGAATCAAAAATAATGTAGGAATATTTTTCTCAGTAAATGGTCCAGGATTCACGAATTCTCTCACTGGAGTTGCTCAAGCTTATTCAGAAGGTTCTCCTTTAATTTTAATTTCTCTAAATAAGGAATTAAAATATAGAGATAAAAGGCAACTTCACGATATGGGTTATTTTGATGCTCAAATGGAAATAGCTAGACAGATAACTAAAGCTTCTTTTAGAATATATTCTCCTAATGACGTTCCGAATACGTTTGAAAAAGCTTTTAGAATAGCTCTAGAAGATAAGATGGGCCCAGTTTACATAGAAATACCTGTAGATTTATTAGATATAGAAGTAGGAGAAGAAAAAGAAGTAAAATTCAGTAAAATTAATAGATCTTTAATATATCCAACAGAGGATGAGGTTAAGGAAACTTTAGATTTCTTAAGTTCGTGCAATAAGCCTACTTTACTATTAGGTTATGGTGCTTCTAGGTCAAACATTGTAAATTATATAGAAAAACTAGGTTTACCGGTGATAACTACTATAAGAGGCAAGGGTGCTATTCCAGAAAATCATCCATTATTTATGGGTACGCTATTTGGTATGAAAGAAATACCGGGAGATTGTTTAATAGCTATTGGTACTTCATTTAACGATTTAGAAACTGGACGGTGGAGTATTAAACTACCAGAAAAAATATTACATGTAGATCCAGATATTTCTGTGTTTAACGTAGGTGAGCTTGGAATTAAAGCAAGTGCAGAGGCTTTTCTAAAGGAAATTACTGAGAAGTTAGAAAAGATAACATGGAGTACTTATCTAACTAAGAAGGAAGATGTTATATCATTAGATGAAAATGATAAGATTAGTCATGATTTCCTTGCTAGAGTTTTAGATTCTAATTTAGACCAAGACAGGATAGTTATATCAGATGCAGGTACAAATCAAGTCATGGCAATGGATATAAAGATTTATAAACCAAACTCTTATTTTAATTCCTTAATTTTTAATGCTATGGGCTCTGCTATTCCAGCAGGAATAGGTACTAAGATAGCTTCACCAGAAAGGCAAGTAGTCAGCATAATAGGAGATGCTGGATTTCAAGCTTGTTTTAATGAGTTGATAACTGCGGTAGAGAATAATATTGGTTTCTTAAGCGTTCTAGTAGAAGATGGAGTACAACATTTTCTAAGATTAAATCAGAAAATTAGGTATGGAAATACATTCTCTACCGATGTATATTCAGTAGATTATACAAAAATTGTAGATAGTATTGGAGTAAAAGCGTTTGAAGCTAAGACTAAAGATGAGTTAAAAGAAGTGATTGATGATGCAATAAAGTGGTCGCATAAGAAACCTACACTGTTAAGAGTTCATGTAGATCCTAATAGTATACCGTCAAGGTTAAGGAAATAG
- the fabG gene encoding 3-oxoacyl-ACP reductase FabG, whose amino-acid sequence MRTAIVTGAGSGIGYATSVKLANKGITVIMGDIIKDIGEKAKEVESLSKSKVIGLTVDVSDWNSTKEFYEEALKILGIDHVDILVNNAGIIRDALFVKMTPEQWDQVIKVHLYGTFNMTKQVIEGMIKYNWGRIINMSSASWMGNIGQANYSAAKAGIIGFTKTLARELGKYNITVNALVPGFIDTPMTRSVPEKIRKIIIDRIPLGKIGSPEDVANLIAFLVSDEASYLTGDIIEVTGGLTL is encoded by the coding sequence ATGAGAACAGCTATCGTGACCGGAGCAGGTAGTGGGATAGGTTATGCAACTTCAGTAAAATTAGCAAACAAAGGGATTACTGTAATAATGGGAGATATTATAAAAGATATTGGAGAAAAAGCTAAAGAAGTAGAATCTTTATCTAAATCTAAAGTAATTGGATTAACCGTAGATGTATCAGATTGGAATTCTACTAAAGAATTTTATGAAGAAGCATTAAAAATTCTAGGTATAGATCACGTTGATATATTAGTAAATAATGCAGGAATAATTAGAGACGCGCTTTTCGTTAAAATGACACCAGAACAATGGGATCAAGTAATTAAAGTTCACTTGTATGGAACTTTCAATATGACAAAGCAGGTAATTGAAGGTATGATAAAATACAACTGGGGAAGGATAATTAATATGTCATCTGCTAGCTGGATGGGAAATATTGGCCAAGCTAATTATTCAGCAGCAAAAGCTGGTATTATAGGATTTACTAAAACTTTAGCTAGAGAACTTGGAAAATACAATATTACTGTAAACGCATTAGTTCCAGGATTTATAGATACACCAATGACAAGATCAGTACCAGAAAAAATTAGAAAAATAATAATAGATCGTATTCCATTAGGCAAAATTGGAAGCCCAGAAGATGTAGCAAACTTAATAGCATTTCTAGTATCGGATGAAGCATCGTACTTGACAGGAGATATAATAGAAGTAACTGGAGGATTAACGTTATGA
- a CDS encoding class I SAM-dependent methyltransferase — translation MAKDRYINPVVLDNPLRSIFSSREKILSRFRGYLKENYIALDLGCGPGFFTIDLSKILKNGIVYAVDPDPRAINRLNEKIKKLSINNIKTFVAPAQKLNFIKDNSIDFIFSNLVLCCLVDHEGAVKEIIRVLNKEKGIAYISVTKGLFGKDERDVSQEEWKNILSKFNVIKQGNSIMERWAIISLV, via the coding sequence ATGGCAAAAGATAGATATATTAATCCAGTTGTACTTGATAACCCTCTTAGATCAATTTTCTCATCTAGAGAAAAAATTTTATCAAGATTTAGAGGATATTTAAAAGAAAATTATATAGCACTAGATCTAGGCTGTGGACCTGGCTTCTTTACTATAGATTTAAGTAAAATACTTAAAAATGGTATAGTATATGCAGTTGACCCAGATCCAAGAGCTATAAATAGATTAAATGAAAAAATTAAAAAATTATCAATTAATAATATAAAAACTTTTGTAGCTCCAGCACAGAAATTAAATTTCATTAAGGATAATTCTATAGATTTTATCTTTTCCAACTTAGTCTTATGTTGCCTAGTTGATCATGAGGGAGCAGTAAAGGAGATAATCAGAGTTTTGAACAAAGAGAAAGGAATTGCTTACATTAGCGTTACTAAAGGATTATTCGGAAAAGACGAAAGAGATGTTAGCCAAGAAGAATGGAAAAATATTCTTAGCAAGTTTAATGTCATTAAGCAGGGAAATTCCATAATGGAAAGATGGGCTATAATAAGTTTAGTCTAA
- a CDS encoding Zn-ribbon domain-containing OB-fold protein: protein MIDEIIRVYKEYFNEGKLPYILCKKCGTTFYYPKEFCPKCGSSSLEVKVSEGRGIVFSVTKFNDKSGEVIYGIVQLKEGFRMYTNFLDAVNIDDEVIVTFNNKKDNQLKFPLFKKA, encoded by the coding sequence ATGATTGACGAAATAATAAGAGTTTATAAGGAGTATTTTAATGAAGGAAAATTACCATATATACTATGTAAGAAATGCGGTACTACGTTTTACTATCCTAAGGAATTTTGTCCAAAATGTGGTTCTAGCAGTCTAGAAGTAAAAGTAAGCGAGGGAAGAGGAATAGTATTCTCTGTGACAAAATTTAACGATAAATCCGGAGAAGTAATATATGGCATTGTCCAGCTTAAAGAAGGCTTTAGAATGTATACTAACTTCTTGGATGCAGTAAATATAGATGATGAAGTTATAGTAACATTTAATAATAAAAAAGATAATCAACTCAAATTTCCATTATTTAAGAAAGCCTAA
- a CDS encoding ATP-binding protein: protein MIEEQNPWWRSKNLIEENETYRKYKESKVRWIPDIIQKIPLVPFSLNIILGPRQVGKTTALILLVEKLLNTVKNPKSVFYFSCDKLADYKELDQVIEEYLKIKKSEAIQNSFIILDEVTFPKEWYRAIKYRIDKGDFKNDVLILTGSLSMKAKGEIESFPGRRGNGKIFIMYPLSFSKFIELFNINIPKGDIEYAINHAINYIQYRQKLKELLDIYLITGGFPNSIKDYFNSGKVSNSTISDFISSIVLDINKLRRSESFFKSTIRGIIERTSSEYSFHTLSKDYGVGNVKTAISYVELLEKLFLINIIMSIDPNTGKPIPRRERKFYFVDPFIYRAFSDWAMTKIPDDNKLAESIVVSHLARIFPTFYFKKNGEIDIIIQYREKLIGIEVKYGKSVKKVIGKVKDIIFLSKEEIDKNVIPIPIFLGLLDVPQSIEASEII, encoded by the coding sequence ATGATTGAGGAGCAAAATCCGTGGTGGAGATCTAAGAACTTAATTGAAGAAAACGAAACTTATAGAAAATATAAAGAGTCTAAAGTTAGGTGGATTCCAGATATAATACAAAAGATTCCGCTAGTCCCATTTTCGCTTAATATAATTTTAGGTCCCAGACAAGTTGGTAAAACTACCGCGCTAATACTCCTCGTTGAGAAATTACTTAATACCGTTAAAAATCCTAAATCGGTTTTTTATTTTTCATGTGATAAACTAGCTGATTATAAAGAATTAGATCAAGTTATTGAAGAATATTTAAAAATAAAGAAAAGTGAGGCAATACAGAATTCCTTTATAATTCTTGATGAAGTTACTTTTCCAAAAGAATGGTATAGGGCAATAAAATATAGAATAGATAAGGGAGACTTTAAGAATGATGTTTTAATTCTTACCGGCTCATTATCAATGAAAGCTAAAGGAGAAATAGAAAGTTTTCCAGGTAGAAGGGGAAATGGTAAAATATTTATAATGTATCCACTATCTTTCTCAAAATTCATAGAACTATTTAATATTAATATACCAAAAGGAGATATAGAGTATGCTATAAATCATGCAATAAATTATATACAATATAGACAAAAACTCAAAGAATTGCTTGATATCTATTTAATTACTGGAGGATTTCCTAATTCCATAAAAGATTATTTTAATTCTGGTAAAGTAAGCAATAGTACTATTTCAGATTTTATATCTAGCATTGTATTAGATATTAATAAATTAAGAAGAAGTGAGTCTTTTTTCAAATCTACTATAAGGGGAATTATAGAAAGAACGTCTAGTGAATACAGTTTTCATACGTTATCTAAAGATTATGGAGTAGGTAATGTTAAAACTGCGATTTCCTATGTAGAACTTTTAGAAAAACTTTTCCTCATTAATATAATCATGAGCATAGATCCTAATACTGGAAAACCTATACCTAGGAGAGAAAGGAAGTTTTATTTTGTCGATCCATTTATTTATAGAGCATTTTCTGATTGGGCTATGACTAAAATTCCAGACGATAATAAACTCGCAGAATCAATAGTAGTTTCTCATCTAGCTAGAATTTTCCCCACATTTTACTTTAAGAAAAATGGAGAAATTGATATTATTATACAATATAGAGAAAAGTTGATTGGAATTGAAGTGAAATACGGAAAATCTGTTAAGAAAGTTATAGGCAAGGTAAAGGATATAATATTTTTATCAAAAGAAGAAATAGATAAGAACGTTATTCCGATACCTATATTTTTAGGTTTATTAGATGTTCCTCAATCGATTGAAGCATCAGAAATAATATAG
- a CDS encoding thiolase family protein, whose product MIINFASNIFKKYEGSTFDLLGKTVNDVLDKSLLELKDIDGLFLTHLSGTFDGKSNLHFMSSQISSFLGIKPKIIDTIDYGGPSALTMLYRSYKMIKSGDINNALCIVGGKGSFLRDNKVTADSIDKFYPNVSITPFDEIFRIYNDLNPVTDYALVANRHKKLFGSTDEQRALIAVKQRINAIDNKKAMYRNPLTLDDVLKSKMISEPLRLLEIVYPVDGFHVFLVSKKNGKADVRSLDILFYNEAHWPQMPTEYSDIIYTPTIESSKGVELTNIDAYELYDSFTITVLLEIEDIGLAKKGEGGKFVESHDITYQGDVPINTGGGSLNMGQPAFMSGGVILEEALLQLNSIAEGHQVKDANRILINGIGGWNRGHAVTMVLGEEK is encoded by the coding sequence ATGATCATTAATTTTGCAAGTAATATATTTAAGAAGTATGAAGGATCTACATTTGACTTATTAGGAAAAACTGTAAACGATGTTTTAGATAAATCTCTATTAGAATTAAAAGATATAGATGGCCTCTTTTTAACTCATCTATCAGGTACTTTCGACGGAAAATCGAATTTACATTTCATGTCATCTCAAATTTCATCTTTTCTAGGTATAAAACCAAAAATTATTGATACAATAGACTATGGAGGACCCTCTGCTCTTACAATGCTGTATAGATCCTATAAAATGATAAAATCTGGTGATATAAACAACGCATTATGCATAGTAGGTGGTAAAGGATCTTTCTTGAGGGATAATAAAGTAACAGCAGATAGTATAGATAAATTCTATCCTAACGTTAGCATAACTCCATTTGATGAAATCTTTAGAATTTACAATGACCTTAATCCTGTAACAGATTACGCATTAGTAGCTAACAGACACAAAAAACTCTTTGGTAGTACAGATGAACAAAGAGCACTAATAGCAGTAAAACAAAGAATAAATGCTATCGATAATAAGAAAGCAATGTATAGAAATCCATTAACATTAGACGACGTATTAAAATCTAAAATGATTAGTGAACCATTAAGATTATTAGAAATAGTATATCCTGTTGATGGGTTTCATGTATTCTTAGTGAGTAAAAAGAATGGGAAAGCAGACGTTAGATCTCTAGATATTTTGTTCTATAATGAGGCTCATTGGCCTCAAATGCCAACTGAATACTCTGATATTATATATACTCCCACAATAGAAAGCAGTAAAGGTGTAGAATTGACTAATATTGACGCTTATGAATTGTATGATTCCTTCACTATTACAGTACTACTAGAAATTGAAGACATAGGATTAGCCAAGAAAGGCGAAGGAGGAAAATTTGTCGAAAGTCACGATATTACGTATCAAGGGGATGTGCCAATAAATACTGGAGGTGGATCTTTAAATATGGGACAACCTGCATTCATGAGTGGAGGGGTTATACTTGAAGAAGCTTTATTACAATTAAATTCTATTGCTGAAGGACATCAAGTTAAAGATGCTAACAGAATTTTAATAAATGGAATTGGAGGATGGAATAGAGGGCATGCTGTAACTATGGTATTAGGTGAAGAAAAATGA
- a CDS encoding muconolactone Delta-isomerase produces MLYLLWFKIKQPQSISQKQLMEVWKKEAETAMPAVKAGKIKGLWKVSGKREVIAILDANSHEEIDETLENLPIVKELGHSVDIDVYPIHPYENFYELIKKLIE; encoded by the coding sequence ATGCTATATTTGCTCTGGTTTAAAATTAAACAACCTCAAAGTATATCGCAAAAACAATTAATGGAAGTATGGAAAAAGGAAGCTGAGACAGCAATGCCTGCAGTGAAAGCAGGAAAAATAAAGGGATTATGGAAAGTAAGTGGTAAAAGGGAAGTTATAGCTATTCTTGATGCTAATTCTCACGAAGAAATTGATGAAACACTAGAAAATTTGCCGATAGTGAAAGAATTGGGTCATTCGGTAGATATTGATGTCTATCCAATACACCCATATGAGAATTTTTATGAATTAATAAAGAAACTTATAGAGTAA